The following is a genomic window from Colletotrichum lupini chromosome 5, complete sequence.
GGAGACAGATACTCCAGCATGAAGTGGCACTGGGAGCACTTTGGTGGCACCGATTGGAACCAGGAGAATGAGCGCAAGTCCATCTATAAGATTATGGGTGACCACAAAGAATGGTCTCGGTCTGTTGGCGACGAGCAGGGTAATGCCGACTACATGATGTTTGCCGACATTGACTACTCACACCCTGAGGTCCAACACGACGTCAAGAACTGGGGGACATGGATCACCAAGGAATTGGGTCTCAAGGGCTTCCGTCTCGACGCTGTGCAACACTTCAGTCAGCGGTTCACGAACGAGTGGATCGATAACTTGCGAGATGAGTACGGCAAAGACATGTTCATCGTCGGCGAGTTCTGGACCGCGGAGACCGAGCCGATGAAGGAGTGGCTGGAAACGATGGACCACAAATTCTCCCTTTACGACGCGCCTCTCGTCTACAACTTCAGTCAAATCAGCACCAGCGAAGGCGGTGATTTGAGAAAAGTCTTCGATGGCAGTCTTGTACAAGAGAAGCCCATCAATGCGGTCACTGTGGTAATGAACCACGACACACAACCAGGTCAAACCATGGACACGAAGATTGAAGGCTTCTTCAAACCCCTCGCGTACTCTCTCATCTTGCTCCGTCAGGAGGGCTATCCCTGTCCCTTTTATGGGGATCTATACGGGATGAAGAAGGACGCGGAGCCGCCATCCTGCGGGGGAAAACTTGCTGACTTGATGCTTGCTCGTAAGCTTTATGCATACGGTTCTCAGGAGGATTACTGGGATGATGCGAATTGTATTGGTTTCGTGAGGCGTGCAACCTGGGATAAACCTGACGGGCTTGCCTGTGTGATGAGCAATAAGGGCCCTGGCGAGATTCGCATGGCGGTTGGCCAGGAACACATCGGTGAGAGATGGACCGATTTGCTAGGCTGGGAGGCCGGCGAGGTGGTCATTGACGATGAGGGATTTGGCATCTTCAAGTGTCCAGGCATCTCGGTATCTGTATGGGTTAACAAAGATGCTCAAGGTCGTGCAAGGTTTCCTACCAACTTTGATTCGAACATCTATCAGGAATAGATGGACGAATCGTAGTTGTATAGGTAAGGTATTTACTGAAGCAGTCAGATGTTAGAAAGATGTTCCAGTTTCGATGACAGCAAACTCCCTTTAAACAGCTtcattaataaaatcttcaGACTCCTGTTAAATTCATGCTTCATATGTGAGCCTGTGAAGTCAGCTATTGCATATGGAGTAAGTCTTCATGCGACGCGAAGACATCTATGATGCGAGAACAACATCTCATAAACTTGGGTGGAATAGTAGGAGCTCGCAAGCGTGAGTTCACAGAACGGGTTGGCTCCGGGTGTAGTCCCTCTCAACAATGTCCATCTGCGTGACATCTCAAAATATATTGAGGCACTTGGTCATGACCACTCACCTAACCACCTAACTCATCAACTTTCCTTCACAGTGGAGAAAATACAACGTTGCGGCTTCACCAGATTCTGCATTCGGACTCGGAGGCCGCGCACATTTTTGGCCCACGCGTCGCTCGCGAGGGAAACTCATCCCGGATTCCGTTAACAACCACCGCCTTAGATCACGCCACCACAGGCACCCTGATGAATTCTCATCTTGGTTCGGATTGGTCAAACTTTCCGTGACATCGTATTTCGGCAAGTAAAGGTTAAGAGGTAAATCCGCCGGACACAATCCGAGCCCGCAGGCCATTCTGGCCTCCATCCCCCAAGCTGTGTGGAGGCCGGAATACACTCCGTCAGTTGACGTTCAAGCCTCTCTGGAATCCAGCATAGTTTGAGTTGGTCAGTAGATCCCGTTCCTTACTTTGATTCCTAAATCTGTGACTAAACTCTGACATACTTTTCGGCTTGCTACATGTGGTAATGCGAAGAGCGACGGACAGTCCGACAAACAGCGGAAGATCAACGTGATGTCATTCGGGCCCGGCTTCTGGGACGTTCGACAGCCACCGCCTCAACCGAGGCGCCGCTTGCATCAGTCTTGACACTCATGGGGATTAAAGCGACTGACTCCGAGCCGAATTCTTTGCCTAATTGGTGTTGAAGGTCTTGGTCCTTTCCAGATTCAGTGTTGGTGAGGTCGGTTGTGCTGGCTTATGCCCAGACCGGCGTAGCCCAGCGTGGGGCTCGTCTTAGGTCTAGATGTTGGAGGCAATTGTGCTGGAGAAACGCCAATCAAGTTGGCCATGTGTCAAGGCTAAACTACACAAATGCCTAGCTCAAGATTTTGCCAGGAACCAGCATCACCGAATCGAGATCAAGTGTGGCTAGAAAGTACCTGGACGCTTCTAAGGTGGCAGGATAATTCAGGCGAAAGTTGTCAAGAAATTCAACTTTTACCACATCGCAAGCTTTGGAGGAATCATGGGTGAAACATGAGTCGAATCACGACCAATAACCCCCAATTCATTTACAGCGTAAGGAAGCTGAGCCCTGGCCAATTATTGCCGAAAAATATATCCGATTCGGGCGATCGTAAAAGACATAAGCATCTAAGATCCTTTCTCAGCCTCCTGCTCAAGAAGCTTGACCCTGACTGGAGGGACGGGAGCATGGGGAGGCTGCCGGCAGTGCGCCATGACAAACACAAAATGTCAAAAAATAGCACATCAGAGTGACCAGACAGCGCCAGCAAGGCACCCAGATGGAAGCCTGCGCGCCCCCCTGTTAGTCGTAAGCCAAGCCACCATGGTTGATGGGGAGCCTAAAGCGGTCTAGGGCACTGACATCCCCGTGAAAAACCCGACGATGGCGCCCTCGAGAGAGCTTCGTTGTTGTTCAATTTTGATGAGCTGTTTGGGAGTGTGGGGATACGGCTTTGCCCTATGAGGCCCTGTGTGCGAGGATCTTGCTGTTGATCCAATGTTGCTACCGAAGTTCAGGTTTTCCCTGCAGCCGGATCTCTGAATCTCCGGTTCTGACACCCGCACCGGCGCGTGTTCATCTTTCGCGACAGATGGCCTACTTAGCCTTTGAGGATTATCTAGACGTCGGCTGCGAAAGAGACCATGATGTCACTTCAAGTTACGTGATCTTCATTGTGCCTCCCTACCTTAACAGCCATGAAGCTCTTGGTCAGTAAAATGAGGCCCTAGTCCTGCCACTGACTCGAGTACCTTATTCAACCACAGGTAATCGTAATATCGACTGTCTACACCATCGGGATGAAATCCCTTCAACTTCTGTGTACGCCGACTGGCTGTTTAGCTCTCGATGTTTGGACGGAAATAAGCATTGGGCGGCAATCTACCTCGGACGAAACCAACAGTACTTTAGCATCAGTTTTGAGCCGACTAACCACAGACCTGGACTTTCAATGATGAATTCTCACATCCTTTGAGCCAATTCCACAGTCATTCAATTTCTGGGAAATTGGCATGACTGGAGTTCTTCGTGGTGGACAAATCAACGATGACTTTGCTATGGACCCCATACTGTTGACGGTGGGACGCCTTTGCTTGCTGATGCTTGTTCAGCTAATGCCGTTGCGGCGATCCTGGAGGATTATGGCTCCACGTGTTAGCGCACCGCGCTTCGGTACCCCAACGCGTCTGTTGCATTCCTTCTATGTTTACCctgtgtactccgtacggctGGCGCAATGGCGAAGCGAAGATTCGGTTAGGAGCTCGCACGCAGACGTTTGCGGCGCATCTTCTACGGGCACTGCGAGCAATTCATCTGAAGAAAGAATCATTTCTCTGTAATTCGATGGCTTCTGTCCACAAGTATCCGTACTTACCGTAAGAACGATACCCGCATCATTCAGTGATTAAAGCACACAGTCACCGTGGTTCCTTAAGTCTCGGGACCTTATGATTTAACCACCATGGCCCCGTCGGGATACATGGAGTGAAGCGTCGTCCGCCGAAGGATTCAATGAAGTATCATCCATCAAAGAAGCCGTTCAACCACTATCGCTATTCCAGGAAACCGAAGAACAAGGTGACCGGGTTGGGGGGGCTGTGAGGAACGCCGCGCCGGCGCCAGCATGCAGGCTAGTCTTCTTAGCTCAGACCCCGGCAAGCCCTGTTTTCTTACTCCAAAGCTGAGCCCGTCCCGTCGTGCCTAACACACAGCCTCACCTCGCCTGTTTAGGCTACTAGTTATTCCATTATGAATCCCCGAACACGCTTGTCTGATGTCGAGGCTGGGGAAAGGAGGAGACCTAGCTGTCGCTCAAATCGACGGTCATCATGGCGACCGGGGGTTTGATATAAGACCCGGCGCTTCTTCCAGACTTTATTCCAAGCCAGCGAGAATCTGAATAGCATCTACAGCGTCCCGGATTATCATCCTACTTACTTGTTCGTAAAACTATTTGTTACCGGTTGTCGAGATGCGATCATCGTTCACCTGGGCACTAGCCCTCGCAGGAGCTGCTTCCGCAAAGCCTACGCAGACAACCTCGCAGGCAACACATACCGGACACCATGCGACTTCAACACCCGCAAACGCATGTGCCGTTGCACAAGCAGCCGCAGAGTCGTTCCTCTCATCCAGACCCAGCGCAACAGCAGCTGCGATAAAGCCTTCAATCGCGTACGAGTGTCTTAAGTCAATCCCTGTTGATAAGCAGAATGACCTGGATCTTCTCAACTACATCGAGCCATACATCGACTTCCAAAGCACCTTGGAGCCCCTGGCGAATCCTCCGAAAGGCTATCTGTTCCCGGTGTGGATGTTATTGAGGGACTCGGCCAGATCCGAGCCCGTGTGATGAAAGACAAGTACAAGAGCCAGATCGAGTTTGCGCTCGATATCAAGCGGCTGGTAGGTCTTGATCGTCATGAAATCCGCAGTCTTGGCTGCCTTTTCAACAAGCTCTGACATTCACTAGTTTACCCAAGCTTCTGATGGCCACTTCAACTACAACCCGGCCCTTCTCAACCTCTTCACGTTCCGCAGTCTGAACAACCTTGTTTCCGTTTCTGATGACGGTCTCAGCGTTCCGAGAGTGTATCTCATCAGTGACTTCCTCAAGTCTTATGTCAATGACACTGATGTCTATGATATCAAGAGCATCGATGATGTCCCAATCACTGAGTGGCTTGAGGCGCAGTCTGCCCGAGTCCTCACCCAGGATCCTGACGCCAAATACAACTCCCTCTTCAACACCAACCCTGCCACGGAGTTCCAAGGTGTTGGCAACGAATTTGTTTTACGCTTCCCTGGGCATTGCCCGGACAAGCAGGTGATCAAGTTCACCAACGGCACCGAGTACGTTGATCAGCTCGTAGCCATTGTCGGTGAATCGTTGGTCGAGTATCTCAGCAGTGCCGAGGCCATTCACTCCAAGGTGGAGCTGCCCCCAACCAGCACCAGCTCTGTTGCGTCCTCCTCGTCCGCTACGTCCTCATCCACCTCCAGCGCAACACCTACCACGACCCAGATCCCGGGATACCCGTTGCCAGTGTCCAAGCACGCCAGTGACTGGATCTCTACGTACTTCCTCAACGGTTCCTATGGGGACACCGCCGTCCTAGCCGTGTCTTCTTTCGCTCCGTCCGATATCGACACTGCAAACAGTACCTTTGAAATTGCTGAGGCTAGACGTGTTGTTGATGTCTTCCTAAAGAAGGCTAAGGAGGCAGGCAAGAAGAAGCTCGTCATCGACCTCCAGGCCAATGGTGGTGGATTCATTGCCGCGGGTTTCCAGCTCTACAACCAGCTTTTCCCTAAGACCACAGATATCTGGGATGGAAACCGTATTCGTGCTCACGAGGCCTTTGACGCTATTGGACTGACCGCCCAAGAAGCTTCTCCCGATACTCTGGCAGACTTGGTTTCGAACGTACTCAACGATAAGCTTGAGCCCTTCAATACTTGGGAAGACCTCTACGGCCCGGAAGTGATTGCCGGACAGAATGTCACAAATCTATTGCGCTACAACCAGACTCGCATTGGGTACCCCAAGAGCACCGGGGACCAGGTCTTCCTGCCAGAAAACATTGTTGTCATCACCGACGGCATCTGCGCCTCTACTTGCACCATCTTCACGGGTCTCTTGGTTAGAGAACAGGGCGTCCGAACGATTGCCTTGGGAGGTCGCCCATCGGAGGCTCCGATGCAAGCCATCGGCGGTGTCGAGGGTTCAGAAGTCCTCGACTGGCCGTCTTTGCAGGCTGCTATCATGCAGGTTGCCAGCGACGCCATTGCTGCTAACGAGACCGATATTCTCGAGGCAGCATTTGATGTCCTCCCTGACCTGGGCGACCCTCCTCTGCTTCCCACTCTCGCCAAGTCAGGTGGCAGTTTTAACTACCGTAACGCTTACGCTCGTAAGCGTCCGGATGGGTTCCCAGAGCAGTTCATTTATGAGGCTGCCAACTGTCGTTTGTTCTACACTTCGGATATGCTTACCAACATTACCGAGATCTGGACCCGCTCCGCCGACTCTGCATGGAACAAGGCCAAGTGCGTCGCCGGATCGACTGTCAGCAATGACGGTATCATCAGCAACGACATTCTGCCTTACAGTGACAAGGTAATTGGCATGAACTTGGAGTACAAGGGACCTGGTAGCCTGTCGTACAAGGGCCCCTACgagcctccttctccttatGTCCAGAAACACACCAACAGCAAGCGTTCCATTGTCGAGCAGCTCAATGTTCCCGAGAACTTTGTCTATGAACCCACCAAGCACAAGATTGGTGATCTGAAGGAGTATCTTGCTCAGAACATGCCGGAAGACTTCAAATACGAGCAGAAGGATAAGATTGCGATCAGCCACACTCACCTTGACCGGGCATAATTGAGTCGAGGGTTTGGAGGGAAATGATTATGAATGAATGCTGCAGGAGGATGGTCGTCAATCCGCTACTTTTGTACCTATTTAGCCACTCGTTGATACCCAATGGATTGAACGTCCCGTTGAGATCAGAGTCCCCTGATCAATGTGCCAGAGACTTTAACCCGTGAAATCATTGCAAATCCTGCGAGACGAATCTATGAACCGCGTGTCCGAAGATACTCCGGATTCGAAGTTCCATAAAAGTTTGCCCAGGCGCTGAACCCAAATCAACGCAAACATTCTCACAGAATTATCGCCGTTCCTGCATTTGGCTTGTTTGAGGGTAGTCGAAGCTCTAGAGTCCAACGTTGCCGAAAATGTCTACCGAGTCGCAGTGCTGAATAAGAGCTTTCAATAGCCCAACATGGCATGAGTTCAGCGAAAAGCAGCTTAAGTCACATATCTACACATGCTCTGTTCAAGTATGCCGCTAAGGACTAGTCAAAACTTACAATGGCATAGTCCATATTCGTATCATGTGCGACATGTAGAAACACTGCTCGGGCAGCGAGCCAGTTCCACGGCTCGGGGTCTAATTGTCGACAGCTTCAATTGTGATACAACTAAGTAAGCTCTTAGTCGGATCAAGTTCCCTCTCAAATCTTTGTCGTTATCTTTCTGAGTTACGCACCTTACCGGCGTGAGCGACCTAGGAATGGATTCACTTTCGACGAAGCCATCGCTCTCGGTCTTCGACTAACTATCTGATGTGAATTGAGGTACGCGTATCTCGACAAACTTTTACTCTGTAAAACTACAAGATCGTAATGAAACCCATAAAAATCTTGGCCTGTCACGCGGCTTTCTCTTGCTGCTCATTCCTAACTTTGCGTTCTTAAAGTTCCATCATATATAACTCATTGCACCGTGGGGTCTCATTGCAAGTATGGTGTCCATCTTACCACTGATGTCCAGGTCAAGGACTGGCATGATCTCTACAATTCCCATGGAGCTCTACGTATCTCGGCAAAGTCCAAATCGGGCTGTGACTTCTGTGTTAAGGAATCCCCGCCGGGCTCAAGAACGCGACTCATGCTAACCTCTCGTAACCTGACACGACGAGGTCTTTTTCGAGCGAACATAATGGCTCGGGCTGTGGAACTGCAATTAAGCTTTTCGAGCCTCGGCACACACAACCGACTAAGAAAGTGACATCCTTACTTGAGAGAGATCCCGGCCATACAGTGAGTACACTTTCTCTGCTTGACATCGAACTGGCTTCACGTGTTTCGTCTCATTGAGCAAGTTTGACGATTTTGCTCCAATGCGAGTTCACAACATTTGACCTTATTTGGTAGCAGTACGTGTTGAGCGTCCGATCCTGagaacgttaaaaaagcttaatgTGAATACAGCCTGAACTTCTGCCCATGTCCTTGGGACGTTACGTTGACAGAGACTCCCACCAACCAAAACAGCCACGTGTAAGTGCGGAACAACGAAACTTTGTATCAACATGCGCAGTTGAACCGAGTTTATTTGGCCCAAGTAAAGCTCAATATTTATGTCTCTATTTTGCGAAAATGTCGCTGCTTCATCACGCCTGGGCTTGATGCCAGGAACTCTTGTCACACAACACTATGCTGACACGACTCTTTGCCACTAAGTTAGGTCTAGTTACCCGGAGCCTCATCCCTTTTCCGAGCGAGTATCATGTGAACCTGCCATTTGAGTTCCAACGGCCCGTTTCCAATCTCCTCTGTAATCTCTTGCCATTTGGGCGACTTCCATGAAGCTTCAGTAAAACCAAAATGCATAGACTCGAGCGATTGCTTCAGCCACTCGACCGAGGCTGAGATCCTCCAGTCCTCGCTATCATCTATGGCAACACGCTCAGATACACCCAGATGACCCACCGGATCTGCTGTCCCATCGAGAGGCTGGTAGTCTTTGGCATACCATTCATCCCCACAGTTGATCTCAATGCGCTTGACATCCTTCCAAACTTCGTCTCTAAGCGGCACACAGTCCATGCCGTGAAACATTTGGCGAGCAGCTCGCTTCCAATTCTCGGTCATCCACTCTTGCTTCAAGAGGTGGGCGGCATGCTCGCCAATGAAAGCTTTGAATGCTGTGTTTGCACTCGTGTTGTTGGTGATTCCCGGGAAAGGGCCGTAAATGACGGCCGCAAAGGTTCCGTTTCCCCGCAGACTCTTTGCGACATTGTCAAGCGTGGGTTCCAGGATAGTCCAGTGCAGTGACTCGCAAGCCATTACGAAGTCAACGCGGTCTCCATCCACCAGGGCTTCCCAGGGGTCTTCCCCGCGACAGTTCCGGTATGAGAAATCGGTCCCAGTGAACCGGTCCCTGAAGCGTGCGCGGCAGTCTTCGATGTTCTTGGCTTGCGGTTCAGTCAGGACGACATGCTTGGGAGCCGAGGGTACGTGCATCAATAGGCCTTCGGCGGCATTGCCGCTGCCGGAGCCGATATCGTGAATGGCATCCAGAGGGCCTTCATGGTAGTTTGTCCAGAGTTTCCACATAGACCTTGGATAGGGAGGCCGGTGATCGACGTAGTGTTTTGCTTCCTTGGCGATGGCCACATTGGGTCGATGGCCGGCATCTAGCTGAGGGGCAGTGGAGGGGGGACTCATTTTCGACAGGGTTCAAACGGGCGCTGTTCTGTTTCTCTGTTGATGGGTCTCCTTATAATGGCCACCCGAGAATGATACGATATGAAGGCCAAATGGTCGATCCGCGTACAATTCTGGGCCCACCGCTTTTTCTTATCCTTGACAATGGTGGTTGGCCTTGTAGTCCTGATTTTCGGACTTGAACGTGGTACCGAGAGAATCCCATCGGACTGGCTGGGCAGAAAGGGAGCAATTCTTGGGTTTGCATGGTCTGTGGTTCTTtccgtaaccgacgggttgCGACGGTACTTCGTAGAGCTAAACACTTTCTGGTCCGAGTCGGATGGGGATGATGGGGTGCAGGCGACTGACTCAATCCACGGTTGCATTGCTTAAACTTTGACATTTCTGATAACTAGGTGGTAGTAGATAGGCGCGTCTATCGAGTCTTTCAAAGCTTCTTGGCTCTTAAACAAACAGCCACGCACTACTTGAAATAAGTTTTGACAACACTGGAATTAGCGGAAGTTAGTCTCTGATCATGTTTTCAACCCCTGCCTTACCAACGGCACTGCCTGCAAGATTGACAGATGGTTCATAGAAAAACACTGATTTATAGCGGAAGCGTGATTAGGTTCCTGTGGCCTGGAAGCTCTTGGAAGCTGGCTGAAGAGGCTGTAGCCTCCGCCTCAAAACAAGGCTCATCTACTTGTAGACATGCACCTCAGCTTGCAAGGTGTGAGCGGAAACTCGCGAAGTAAGTGGACTCGGGGCACGCGGATCAAGATGCCCCGGGCACGATTTCACACCATCTTTGATGGAGCTTCATGTACCAGCTGCAAGAGGGGTCAAGCCCATCATTCTGGTTTGATTACCCTTGCCATCTCTCCCAAGACGGGGCGAGTCATCCACAAAGCCTAAGCCCGTCTGATGTGATGAACACATCCCACCCAGAGCAAATGGTGCAACATTGCCTGTGGGTTACGTGGCGAGGGGAAAGGAAAGTCAAACAAAGTAGTCGCATTGACAACTCTGATTGGCTGACTCCTCAGAATAAGCAAGCATCCCATGCTGTTTTCTATTATGTTTTTCATGTTGTGAGACTTTGATAGAGCTGGTTCCTTGACGAAACAGTCTTATTCTTTAGGATCTGCTGTCAAGCTAGAGAATCTTGGGAAGTCTGAATCTTTTAACTTGGGATGCGCTGGGTCACAGTCATTTCTAACAGAGCTTCAGACCAGGGAGCTGTAACATTCTTGACTGGCGTATTCCACGAGGTACTTATTGGGGAAACCTTGCTCATTTAGCCAAAACCCTGTGTGAGTGTTTGGATTCGTCCGTTGGTGATATCGCAACACTACTTACTTAGACCAAGCTTATCTTGCATTCAGCTCGCCATTCTCTTTACAACAAGTGCCGACGCTTTTCTCAACTTGGAACACTGCCGTCCGGTGTTCTTTCTAGAATACTTCGAAGCTTGAGTGCACATTTCTCACGCGAAACCTAAGTAACTCAAGCTATCAACATGCGTCGAATCACACGTCGAAGAGGAGCTTGTCAGGCTTGCAGGTCCAGGAAAGTCCGCTGTGAGTATCCAGACTGGTCAGAATGTTGAACTCGTCATGACAGTTTTCAGGCGACGGGGCCGACCCGTGCCTCAATTGTGAGGTAAGAGTAGATTTCCCAGAATGTCCAACTCAGGCCTACGCTAATGATTATTAGCGAAACGGGCAGGCTTGTTACTATCCGCCATTAGCTCCTCGACCAAGAAGAACAAGCGCACCGGGAGCGAACAATCGAACTGCCCCCAACATCCGAAGATTGGGAATCAACACCGACCAGAACTGCCCCGTATACGATGCTTGGCAACAAATGCCCTGTGATACAACCCTTTTGACACCGAACTCAACCGAGGGAACTACGACCAATGGCGGTAAGGTCGATGGTGAAGACTTTACCTGTATGCTCCAGCTATCGCTCTCGGAGGCTTACCCGGACTTGGGGCATGATGGCTCGTTGGACTTACTCGATCTACCATTGCCGGGTGAAGACGAGCTTATGGAGCTACTGGAAACGACGCCATCTGATTGTAATTCCGGTGGTGGATTCAACTTTGACTTTACGACTTCGAACACAGAGCAGTTTCCGCAGTCGCCAACCGCTGCACCGTCATTGCCGAATGATAGCCAGCCTCGCACCAGGCCGGAAACGACAAGCCCTCCAGACTATAATACGGTAAGTGAGATTGGGCACGCTTACTAGAAGAACGTTAATGACTCGGACACCGCACAGTTATTTGACTTTGACGAAGCAACGGATGTTCCGCCGCCTGCTTTCAACCCGAAAGAGAAATTACCGATTTCGAATAATGGTACAGTCCACGTCGACTTTTCTGCCGCAAATGTCTATGGCCTCCCTGAGTTCATCTCTCAGGGAGTTAGAGATAGCCCAAGACATGAGACGATCAAGATTGTGAACGGTCTACGGCGAGTTCTGTGCGAGAGTACAGTGGCGTCTGGCGAAGATGGACCACTTGACAGGACGAAAAAGTTTCCTGGAACCGACAGTACTCTTTCAAGATACTGCGATGGTAAGCATTGTTCCACTATTGACCCAACCAAGTCGAGGTAGCTGACATTCTCCACTCAGCATGCTTTGAAGATTGCTGCCCGTAAGTGATTAATATGACACGGGGAAGACGAGCAGAATCGCACGACACTGACATCATCTTCACACGAATAGTATTGGTGACTTTATGACGAAATCTGCAGTCGAGAGTATCATCAGGTAGTCCAGAGAACCTGAGCCCGACAGATTAGTTCTAGTTTTTGCTGAAGCCATCGTAGCCGTGGGCTTTCACACAGCTTGCCTACGAGATCGGCAAACCCGAAGCGTTGGAGAGTCCCACGAAGCACAGAAGCGCCTTGCATCAGCCTTGTGGAGCTACAAAGACATCCAAAACTGCCCGAGCACGCTACTGAAATTTCAGGTCACTCTGATCATGGTAATTATGATCCGAATTGCGACATATTCGTCATAAATATGGCTGTAGACCCTAACTTGAAGAGCAGGCAGTGATTGCATACGTATGCGAAGAGTCCTTGATTTGGGAGAAAATCACTGCGGCAGTATGTTGTGCGCGTGACCTTCGTCTCGTTCACGCGGCAAGAGGTCAGCAAACCAGCATGAGCGATCAAGATCAAGAGCTGGCTCAACGGGGAGTTTGGTTTCTCTACAGCCTCGAGACAGACTACGCTATCCATCATGGGATGCTCCCAGTGAGTCCACCAATTGGGTCATTTCGGTCAAGGCAACTAACGGCTAGTTAGATACTAGATCTGGGTTGGGGGATCCAGTTTCCGTCGTTCGACAAAGGAGACGACATGATTGCCGTGTCATACACCTTCTCCGAGCTTCTACACTCGGTACTCAAATTTCAGTATAGTCCGAGAGCTCTGAACAAGTCTGCATCGGCATATGATCGTCGCGATCGGCTGCAGGCCAGCTGCCATGTCCTCAATGAATGGCTTAGTGGCCTGCCGACACCTCTCAATGAGGCGAACGATGCCGGGGTTCTCCAAAGTGTAAAGGACGACCGGCAGCTACGGAAGGCATTCCGTGTCTTCTGCATGTATCATCGGGCTGTGTTTTTTATCCATTGCCCATGGATAACACCCATCGCCACAGATGACGCGGATGTGTACGGTGTTGCCGGGCAGACCAGGGAGAGGTGTGTTGAGCGCTGTGTCGAGTCGGCATTTACAGTTGTTAAGCTCGCAaactgtcggattagaagtccaatttgaccgcggcatatagccgactgcgcaggggccaattaggggccctatttacgattatcgtagctagcctaacctatagttagaacctcctttttatacttactacgtaaatatttatatagtttaattaatctctttattaattacggttcgaactaactactttataataggaatactaatactaattagtagttaaattttattattgtAAATCGgtaaaatatctt
Proteins encoded in this region:
- a CDS encoding glucan 1,4-alpha-maltohexaosidase; the encoded protein is MKWHWEHFGGTDWNQENERKSIYKIMGDHKEWSRSVGDEQGNADYMMFADIDYSHPEVQHDVKNWGTWITKELGLKGFRLDAVQHFSQRFTNEWIDNLRDEYGKDMFIVGEFWTAETEPMKEWLETMDHKFSLYDAPLVYNFSQISTSEGGDLRKVFDGSLVQEKPINAVTVVMNHDTQPGQTMDTKIEGFFKPLAYSLILLRQEGYPCPFYGDLYGMKKDAEPPSCGGKLADLMLARKLYAYGSQEDYWDDANCIGFVRRATWDKPDGLACVMSNKGPGEIRMAVGQEHIGERWTDLLGWEAGEVVIDDEGFGIFKCPGISVSVWVNKDAQGRARFPTNFDSNIYQE
- a CDS encoding peptidase S41 family protein; this encodes MNPRTRLSDVEAGERRRPSCRSNRRENLNSIYSVPDYHPTYLFVKLFVTGCRDAIIVHLGTSPRRSCFRKAYADNLAGNTYRTPCDFNTRKRMCRCTSSRRVVPLIQTQRNSSCDKAFNRHLGAPGESSERLSVPGVDVIEGLGQIRARVMKDKYKSQIEFALDIKRLFTQASDGHFNYNPALLNLFTFRSLNNLVSVSDDGLSVPRVYLISDFLKSYVNDTDVYDIKSIDDVPITEWLEAQSARVLTQDPDAKYNSLFNTNPATEFQGVGNEFVLRFPGHCPDKQVIKFTNGTEYVDQLVAIVGESLVEYLSSAEAIHSKVELPPTSTSSVASSSSATSSSTSSATPTTTQIPGYPLPVSKHASDWISTYFLNGSYGDTAVLAVSSFAPSDIDTANSTFEIAEARRVVDVFLKKAKEAGKKKLVIDLQANGGGFIAAGFQLYNQLFPKTTDIWDGNRIRAHEAFDAIGLTAQEASPDTLADLVSNVLNDKLEPFNTWEDLYGPEVIAGQNVTNLLRYNQTRIGYPKSTGDQVFLPENIVVITDGICASTCTIFTGLLVREQGVRTIALGGRPSEAPMQAIGGVEGSEVLDWPSLQAAIMQVASDAIAANETDILEAAFDVLPDLGDPPLLPTLAKSGGSFNYRNAYARKRPDGFPEQFIYEAANCRLFYTSDMLTNITEIWTRSADSAWNKAKCVAGSTVSNDGIISNDILPYSDKVIGMNLEYKGPGSLSYKGPYEPPSPYVQKHTNSKRSIVEQLNVPENFVYEPTKHKIGDLKEYLAQNMPEDFKYEQKDKIAISHTHLDRA